DNA sequence from the Cercospora beticola chromosome 8, complete sequence genome:
AAAACGGGCAAAGCCTCGGAGTACAGCTGCTTCGAGACGCGCAGGATACAGAGCATATCGCTCATCACTGGAAGAATCAGGGTCTGTCGTTTTATCGTTCCCGTGCGCTCAACTGTGAGATTTTCTGGAGCAAGACCAGTGAACTCATACATTAGTCTCTGCTCGCCCGTCACGATCGGAAATCGCCACTTGAACCCCTCGTCTGGATACACTAGTAGCATTTTGCAGATCTTCTCGCGCAATTCAGCCGAGAGCCCGGGGAAATCGAATGTTCCTTGACGTGCAGGCTCCAGATACTGACGCAGATGTACTCGAGCGGCTGGGAGGGAGACTTTGAGCCTCGTGTTGAGCTCTTCTACCGGATCGGAGTGCTCGCAAGGGAGGTCGAAGCTGCGGATGGCAAGGAAGAAGTCGGGAATGGTCCACTTCAATGACGAGCCACGGCGGTGGTGCGCGAGGTCTACTTGGAAATTCGCGTAGTTCTCGTGAACTTCGTCACCATAGTGTTGGAAGGTTCGATAGATCCAGGCAAGGACTTGACTACGATCaggctcttcctcctctatCATAACCAGAGCGAGTACGATCAGCTCCTCGGTCGTGAATGGAGGACACTCGCGAGTTTCCGACCAGGGCTTgatcaccgccgccacttCGTCGCGCAGGCAAAGAGGCTCTTGTGTGGGCACGAACTTGAGTTTCGCAGTGAGCTGATTGGCAGCACCGCTGTTGGGGACTTCTGTCGACATTTTGGCTGACTTCGAAGGCGATGTTGAAGAGAGTTGTCATCgcgaggaggatgttgtTCTCGAGTAAGCGGTGGCAGGTGCAGAGACGAGAAATGCGCAGGCGAACAGCGCTGTGGTGGGGTTGTGGAAGTTGTTTCAGGAATGTGGGATTCAACACCAGAAGGAGCCGCCAGAATAAGCTTTAGGCTTCTATTCATGTGACGTTCCGCTTCCGTGTGAAAGTGAATACAGGGAACAACGTCACAATACTCGGTACACGGCAGCTGAAGATGGGGCCTCCAGCAGTGAGCCTCAAACCGCCGAACGAGCCGAACAGTATGACTTTGAAAGGAAATTTGCTCAGCGCTTCAGAACAATGTGAGTGCCTTGAGCTAATTGGCTGTTGCCTGTTTCAATCCCCCCACGACGGCCTCTCACACCTATACATCCACATCACCTCAATAGGACCTCACTTGatcgctttcttcctcaAGCCCTCGCTTCTCTCCTGAAACATGCGCGGAGCTGACATGTTGCCGCCGGAGCGAATCCGAGCTCCCCCAAGCTCCGACTTCACGTACTATGCCGCGTTTTTCGCCCAACTCCAAGTCCAAGTCTGGAGAGCATCATCCATCTGAACGATTCCACCATACGATGAACAGAGCCGGTGAGGATATGTCGCTATATGTCCAAGGATGGCGACGCACATGATGATTGATCACGCTGGTATTGCCCCAGATTCAGCCCGCCTGTTCGAGCTCACTCTCGACGGCGTGCTGCCCTTCCAATCTGCCTCTAGATGGCCTCAGACAGAACCTTGACAGCCTTCTCATCTAGGCCTATGGCTGGGCTTTCCTCGCCTATCCGTCTTTGGAAGGTGGTCGCGAGGCCTCAAAGCTCACAGAGACCGAGCGGATGCTGACACCTAGAGGCTCCCTTCACCAAGCGAAGCAGCTACCAAGATCCGAACGAGCATGTCGACGAGAACAGAGTCATCGACCTGACAGAGAAGTGCCAAGCACGATGCTGACGTACCTGAGGCTCCCACTGTCAGCTGATGATCGTTCTGTCAATCGGAGTGGGCACGCCAGACGATCAAACTATGGCATCCGAACGCATCGGGGCTGCGGAGATAACAGCGGGGGCGGTATACATTGTAGACACAGAGGCCATCGTGGACAGGGACCCATTCGAAACGACGCCACTTTACCGTGAGCTGGGGACGGACGGCAATCACTACCAGGACCGGCAGCACGCCTGCCGACTGATAGTGCATGAGAGCCATTCACCCCTCACAACTGATCAGATCAGGGTGTCAGCATGTCCGACGCCAATGCAGGGGCCACACTGAGCGAGACTGACCATCAGAAGGTGCTTATATGGCCATGACGCACCGATGATCAGGAAATGCAAGCCCACAACGGTAAGAGCGAAAAAGGATTTGAGCGATCTGAGGGAGTGCCAGCCTGATGAACAGCAGCGGGTAGCTTGGAGATGCTACCTTCGTTGGACTATCTGATCAGAAGCATCACCAGCTTGCACAGTAGCTCCCAGCAATTGTTTTGCACTGTAGCTACCTTGGTTTGCGGGTGCTCGAGTGAAGATGTTACGTATGGCGAGGGCAACAGGACGTCGTTCGGAAAATGAGCGTTTCTGCGGCTGCGCCTGATACTTCAGCTGTTTTCCCTCATGCACTATCTCGGGCGGCCTGAGCAAACTTGATCGATGCGACCTCGCGGATGGCATGTGGTACCATGGTCCAGCGCCTGGTCCTGTCTGAGTCGTGCTGACATGGTGAACAGACGTGTAGTGTTTCGAGAGTTTGCAAAGGGATCCGCAAAGACTGCGTGCCCAATCATTTCGCGCCAACTGTGCGTGCTCCGCCGAATCTTGCTGAAAGTCTGTACAAAATCTGATCCAGTGGCAGCCTCCAACGGACCTACGAGGGCGGCCTCGTGTAGAATAGTGTCTACTGGGGAGCTGCACACCAGCAATCGCATTTCCCGTCTGGCCTACAGGAACGGTCAGTGTAGCCGTGGCTTACGGAGCATAGTCATTTCTCTCTTACCTTGCAGATGCATCCCAATAGGGCCAAACGCACTAAGTCTATGTGTGAGTGATCCAAGTAGACAATGACAAGAGTTGTGGGAAGACATACCTCTTGGGGACATATGCTCTTGCAGCTATCGATGTCGGCTTGCGCACAATTCGACCATTTGTGGCCTCCGTTTCGCTCATCACGTCCGCAATGCAATCGAAGTTCTGCCGCATTAATAGCGGCTATGGTGACGAAAAGAGCGGTCCAGAAGGTGAATGAATGCATAATTGTCGATTGATAGCTGCAGGAAAACTAACAGCAAGGCAGAAGAGAACTTTCTGTAGTTGTAGATATAGTTTGTCGAGAGTTGCCAAGAAACTGCTCCTGAAACGAGTGTAAGCACTAGTCCACTCGACCCAGATATCCAGAGAGCTAGAATATATCGCATCGCACCGAAAACGATCCGTTGCCGGCAGGAATGGGCTGAAGATGATACGTGAGGTTGTACTGATGATTCTCTGACTACAACGAGGTCCACCTTGCTGAGCCGCGGTACGCGATGGCAAACTCTTGAGCGCCAAGTACCAAGCATGGTATCTCAAATGCGCAAAGCACCAGCAGGAAGCATCGAAATGGcaatgcgaagaagagcagcgaaGGATGCCCATTCATGTAACTGCTGGCGTCGTGTTCGATAGGTATCTTGCAGTGCCATGCTCGAAGAGTATACTTGTAGGAGCCGAACTATGCTCTAACAACGCCAGAACTTCGTGAGTATGCATCAGAAGGTGAACGAACTTGGCGAGGTAGGCGATGATAGCGAGCGCGACAGCAAGATCCCGTCGATGATGTGTCACGATCGACCAAGTAAGCCAATGTCGACAGGCCACACCGATGGCGTTTGAAACAACTGACAGTGTCAAAGATCATATCAGAGACGACGAAAGCATACATCTTCGGCTTGGCGACGGTGATCGAATCTGCTGACCGCCTAATTCTGCTGCTCCAACTGCTCCTGAAGGCGGCAAAATTCTTGTCGAACCGGTTCTACGTGTGTACGAAGCTCGTACTCCTGTTTTCGCAGCCCAACGGCAAGTGAGCGTGTTGGAGTTGTGCCTCTAACGTGGAGCCATCGGAGGCCATTGCGGAAATGTGATCGAGGGTCGCTGAGTGAGGTGGGATGTGAGCGGATCGGAAAGTGCTCTAGCAGACTTGCAGTTGTTCGTGATGGCCTATCGTGATTGTCTTGCGGAATGGGCGACCAACGTGTTTTGGCAGACGGAGTTGATGGAGATGGAAGTGGCGAGTGCTGGGAACTTGGCGTCTTCTTGCAGAGTCACACGAGCATGGCCGAGCACGCGTCCCGGAAGCTGTGCTGCAGGTCTTCGGGGAAGGGCAAAGGCCAACAAAGACCTGGTTCTGTCTGGGCTTGTCGCGGCTGCAGTTCACTTGCCGCGATAATGATCTCGACTGTGCGGTGAGCCTACTACTGTTTTCACACGAGTTTTTCGCATGCCGCAAGGGTCAACCGCCCCTCCTGACACAATCAGAGGTCAAAGGGCTCAGCTCTGATCCGATCTGTCAGATCTCACCCCACTGTCTGACTATGTACTCGAATCTCAGCGGAAGCGGAAGGACTATCCCATCGAAGTTTTGCCACGATCGTCCACGATACCAAACTTGGAGAGTGTGAATCGATGACTTTTCAAACGAGCGACGTTGCCCAAACCCCTAATCTTACCCCCACCAGAGACAACGAACCCATATGCGGATTCCTCCCTTCCTAAGCGACACGCCCAAAGATATGTCGCTTTCGACATGCATACCACCTCCGTCGATCGCCGTCGGTGAGGCGGATGGAACACCAGAAGCGCTCACATTGACAGGATTTTACTCAGAACGTGGATCCGGGCTCTCAAGCTCGTCAACGCAGCACTCTCACCGCCATCATGAGAGACTTCAAGGTTTCCGCTctggtcatcatcgtcagcatCACTGTCAGTGCTCTGGCGAGCTCGATCTTTCACCTCATGACACATACTGTcacacctccaccgccacgCGCCACGACGTCTCCGTCCCATGCGAGACCACAATTGAAGGACTAGTTCCCACCCGGGAACGAGTCTTTGGGGCCGTCTCACACGTTACCTGCCAGCCAGAATGCATCCACTTCGCCGACCGCCGAATTGTTACCACTGACCCAGCGACAACTTGACTCAACGGCCTTTTTCTTCTCGCGCGATTTGGTCGACCAGGTCAATCGTAACGACACATCCATCATCAAGAATGATACACCTCAACCCCATCGCGCCCTCTTCATTGACAAGCCAGGATCGGCACCTTCGTCACTTGGTCGGTCCTTCGGACGcccggaagaggaggagagcaCATCTGACTGGCATTGAGACTCTCTGCTTGGACAGCCATCCGGTGACTGATGATCACAGCAACGCACACCTGCAACGGCCGAGCAGACCTTCTTTGGGCAGGAATGCTGCAATGATAATGGAGACAGAGGCAATTGGGAGACGTAAAAGTATCCCAGAAAGTTCA
Encoded proteins:
- a CDS encoding uncharacterized protein (antiSMASH:Cluster_8) is translated as MSTEVPNSGAANQLTAKLKFVPTQEPLCLRDEVAAVIKPWSETRECPPFTTEELIVLALVMIEEEEPDRSQVLAWIYRTFQHYGDEVHENYANFQVDLAHHRRGSSLKWTIPDFFLAIRSFDLPCEHSDPVEELNTRLKVSLPAARVHLRQYLEPARQGTFDFPGLSAELREKICKMLLVYPDEGFKWRFPIVTGEQRLMYEFTGLAPENLTVERTGTIKRQTLILPVMSDMLCILRVSKQLYSEALPVFYEKNTFCFNSLRALELAMRSDDDKSKEAKQHIRHLHVAVFCSDPFSSSLARDLARLVTQLDDLAPKQLVLHLPHDQDQFLAECRKHPEYPWMSNLNILDKIPGMLDILALAKRAGNIEWHGDGIFKMWLLSRMRK